A genomic segment from Amycolatopsis camponoti encodes:
- a CDS encoding serine hydrolase domain-containing protein, translating to MLESTEHALLRRIAHEQAACRAPSLVAAVVRDGEIVWSGSRGRVGDRPPGTDTQYRLGSITKTLVATAVMRLRDEGLLDLNDPLEQHVPGTPFGAATVAQLLSHTSGLTSESPGLWWERTPGADWDALAGSLAEGATKHRPGARFHYSNVGYGVLGELISRHRGKGWLSVLDEEILGPLGMTRTTPHPVGAHAEGFAVHPFADVLLPEPSPDAGAMAPAGQLWSTATDLARWTAFLGGHDGGVLAPETIEQMRTMVTVDDTDVWTTGFGLGLMLVRYQGRRLAGHTGSMPGFLAVTLVDPAAQTGALVLTNSTSGVGITQLCLDLITMTDEREPRLPAEWQPSAVDPALLALTGLWHWGPTPYHLRIQGDGLLLLAPAEGAGRSSRFRATGRDTYVGLDGYYAGETLVVGRDADGVATHLDLATFIFTRTPYDPAAPVPGGVDGWR from the coding sequence ATGCTTGAGTCGACCGAACACGCCCTGCTCCGCCGGATCGCCCACGAGCAGGCTGCCTGCCGTGCTCCTTCGCTCGTCGCCGCCGTCGTGCGGGACGGGGAGATCGTCTGGTCCGGGAGCCGCGGGCGCGTCGGCGACCGGCCGCCCGGCACCGACACCCAGTACCGGCTGGGCTCGATCACCAAGACCCTCGTCGCCACCGCCGTCATGCGGCTGCGCGACGAAGGCCTGCTCGACCTCAACGACCCGCTCGAACAGCACGTCCCCGGCACGCCCTTCGGTGCCGCCACCGTCGCGCAGCTGCTGTCGCACACCTCCGGCCTGACCTCGGAATCGCCCGGCCTGTGGTGGGAGCGGACCCCCGGCGCCGACTGGGACGCGCTCGCCGGGAGCCTCGCCGAGGGCGCGACCAAGCACCGGCCGGGCGCGCGGTTCCACTACTCGAACGTCGGCTACGGCGTGCTCGGCGAGCTCATCTCGCGCCACCGGGGCAAGGGCTGGCTGTCCGTGCTCGACGAGGAGATCCTCGGCCCGCTCGGGATGACCCGCACCACCCCGCACCCGGTCGGCGCGCACGCCGAGGGCTTCGCCGTGCACCCCTTCGCCGACGTCCTCCTGCCGGAGCCGAGCCCCGACGCCGGCGCGATGGCCCCGGCCGGGCAGCTGTGGTCCACCGCCACCGACCTCGCCCGCTGGACGGCGTTCCTCGGCGGCCACGACGGCGGCGTCCTCGCCCCGGAGACCATCGAGCAGATGCGGACCATGGTCACCGTCGACGACACCGACGTCTGGACGACCGGGTTCGGCCTCGGCCTGATGCTCGTGCGCTACCAGGGCCGCCGGCTGGCCGGGCACACCGGCTCGATGCCCGGCTTCCTCGCCGTCACGCTGGTCGACCCGGCCGCGCAGACCGGCGCGCTCGTGCTCACGAACTCGACGTCCGGCGTCGGCATCACCCAGCTCTGCCTCGACCTGATCACGATGACCGACGAGCGGGAGCCGCGCCTGCCCGCCGAGTGGCAGCCGTCGGCCGTCGACCCCGCGCTGCTCGCCCTGACCGGGCTCTGGCACTGGGGCCCGACGCCGTACCACCTGCGCATCCAGGGTGACGGGCTGCTCCTGCTGGCCCCGGCCGAAGGAGCCGGGCGCAGCTCGCGCTTCCGCGCCACCGGTCGTGACACCTACGTCGGGCTCGACGGCTACTACGCCGGCGAGACGCTCGTGGTGGGCCGCGACGCCGACGGCGTCGCCACGCACCTCGACCTCGCGACGTTCATCTTCACGCGCACGCCGTACGACCCGGCCGCGCCGGTGCCGGGCGGCGTCGACGGCTGGCGCTGA
- a CDS encoding response regulator transcription factor, translating to MIRIMLVDDHPVVREGLRGMLEAEPDLTVVGEAGSGDEAVALDRVALPDVVLMDLRMPGLDGVGATKRILREQPGRRIVVLTTYETDADILRAVEAGASGYLLKDASRTELANAIRAASRGETVLAPSVAGKLVNRVRNPEPQSLSAREVEVLRLVAKGGTNADIGRALHISEATVKTHLLRVFGKLGVSDRTAAVTTAMSRNLLT from the coding sequence TTGATCCGCATCATGCTCGTCGACGACCACCCCGTAGTCCGCGAAGGCCTCCGGGGGATGCTCGAAGCCGAACCCGATCTGACGGTGGTCGGCGAAGCGGGCTCGGGCGACGAAGCCGTCGCGCTCGACCGCGTCGCGTTGCCGGACGTCGTCTTGATGGACCTGCGGATGCCGGGTCTGGACGGCGTCGGCGCGACGAAGCGGATCCTGCGCGAGCAGCCGGGCCGCCGGATCGTGGTGCTGACGACGTACGAGACGGACGCCGACATCCTGCGCGCGGTCGAGGCGGGGGCGTCGGGTTACCTGCTGAAGGACGCGTCGCGCACGGAGCTGGCGAACGCGATCCGCGCGGCGTCGCGCGGGGAGACGGTGCTGGCGCCGTCGGTGGCCGGGAAGCTGGTCAACCGGGTGCGCAACCCGGAACCGCAGTCGTTGTCGGCCCGCGAGGTGGAGGTGCTGCGCCTGGTCGCGAAGGGCGGCACGAACGCCGACATCGGCCGCGCGCTCCACATCAGCGAGGCAACGGTCAAAACGCACCTGCTGCGAGTGTTCGGCAAGCTCGGCGTATCGGACCGCACGGCCGCAGTAACAACGGCAATGTCCCGAAACCTCCTCACCTGA
- a CDS encoding sensor histidine kinase: MKDAWDRFNWLWEILFAVAYLATTTLVLLDEADPVRTVVAVGALTALALIYLLWGRRIVRSDRQTAEQWAFAVLVVLLVAVAVFANATSSFILFMVCPLLFSTLEFRPAAVLTTLVIVLSPLSSIAADGLRGPALHILLPMTAILVVFGILSGKFILHVIEESRARADLIDRLEASQAEVARLSREAGTAAERERLAREIHDTLAQGFTSIVTLAEAIESELDSDPAAARRHVELAARTARENLAEARTMVAALAPADLASGSLVDAVRRQADRLADETGVSVEYEVDGALPAIGMAGEVVLLRGAQEALNNVRRHAAASSVSVRLSVVDDAVRLSVRDDGAGFDPEGVNGFGLRGMRSRAEQVGGRLSVRSGPRGTELTLEVPA, translated from the coding sequence GTGAAGGACGCCTGGGACCGGTTCAACTGGCTCTGGGAGATCCTCTTCGCGGTCGCTTACCTGGCCACGACGACGCTGGTGCTGCTGGACGAAGCCGATCCGGTCCGCACGGTCGTCGCGGTCGGGGCGCTGACGGCCTTGGCGCTGATCTACCTGCTGTGGGGGCGGCGCATCGTCCGGTCCGATCGGCAGACCGCGGAGCAGTGGGCGTTCGCGGTGCTGGTGGTCCTGCTGGTCGCGGTCGCGGTGTTCGCCAACGCGACGTCCAGCTTCATCCTGTTCATGGTGTGCCCGCTGCTGTTCTCGACGCTCGAGTTCCGGCCGGCCGCGGTGCTCACCACGCTGGTGATCGTGCTGAGCCCGCTGTCGTCGATCGCCGCCGACGGGCTGCGGGGGCCGGCGCTGCACATCCTGCTGCCGATGACCGCGATCCTCGTCGTGTTCGGGATCCTGTCCGGCAAGTTCATCCTGCACGTCATCGAGGAGAGCCGGGCGCGGGCGGACCTCATCGACCGGCTCGAGGCGAGCCAGGCCGAGGTCGCCCGGCTCTCCCGCGAGGCGGGCACGGCGGCCGAGCGCGAACGGCTCGCGCGCGAAATCCACGACACGCTGGCCCAGGGCTTCACCAGCATCGTCACCCTCGCCGAGGCCATCGAGTCCGAACTGGACAGCGACCCGGCGGCCGCGCGGCGGCACGTCGAGCTGGCCGCCCGCACCGCGCGGGAGAACCTCGCCGAGGCCCGCACGATGGTCGCCGCGCTGGCGCCGGCGGACCTCGCGTCCGGGTCCCTCGTGGACGCCGTCCGCCGCCAGGCCGACCGGCTCGCCGACGAGACGGGCGTGTCGGTCGAGTACGAAGTGGACGGTGCGCTGCCCGCGATCGGCATGGCCGGCGAAGTGGTCCTGCTGCGGGGCGCGCAGGAGGCGTTGAACAACGTCCGGAGGCACGCGGCGGCGTCGTCGGTGTCGGTCCGATTGTCCGTTGTGGACGATGCGGTGCGGCTGTCCGTCCGGGACGACGGCGCCGGCTTCGACCCCGAGGGCGTCAACGGGTTCGGCCTGCGCGGCATGCGGTCCCGCGCCGAGCAGGTGGGTGGCAGACTGAGCGTCCGAAGTGGCCCGCGCGGCACCGAACTCACCTTGGAGGTGCCGGCTTGA
- a CDS encoding ABC transporter permease: MTTLALPGPLSLGLARGGTELRQFFRHKEQVVFTFSLPAVLMILLGSILDGPTALAGVTSGQLLAAGMIGSGIVSTSFNSIATGVSADRETGALKRLRGTPMPSSSYFIGKMVLVAVSSLAQTVLMVAVAVLLFGLKLPTEGGKWLTLLWVFALGIVSCTLLGIALSSLAKSTTGAVAVVQMLYLVLQFISGVFVTPITNLPKIMVDIASFFPLKWICQGFRSVFLPDGAVGMEMAGSWELPRVALVLGIWCVVGAVLARLSFRWTDTK, encoded by the coding sequence ATGACCACGCTCGCTCTCCCGGGCCCGCTGTCGCTCGGGCTCGCCCGAGGCGGCACGGAGCTGCGGCAATTCTTCCGGCACAAGGAGCAGGTGGTCTTCACCTTCTCCCTGCCCGCGGTCCTGATGATCCTGCTCGGGTCCATCCTGGACGGTCCGACCGCGCTCGCCGGCGTCACGTCCGGTCAGCTGCTCGCGGCCGGGATGATCGGCTCCGGCATCGTGTCGACGTCGTTCAACAGCATCGCGACCGGCGTCTCGGCCGACCGGGAAACCGGTGCGCTCAAACGGCTTCGCGGCACGCCGATGCCGTCGTCGTCCTACTTCATCGGCAAGATGGTGCTGGTCGCGGTGTCCAGCCTGGCGCAAACCGTGCTGATGGTCGCGGTGGCCGTGCTGCTGTTCGGGCTGAAGCTGCCCACCGAGGGCGGCAAGTGGCTGACGCTGCTCTGGGTGTTCGCACTGGGGATCGTCTCGTGCACGCTGCTCGGGATCGCGCTCAGCTCGCTCGCGAAGTCCACCACGGGCGCGGTCGCCGTCGTGCAGATGCTGTACTTGGTGCTGCAGTTCATCTCCGGCGTGTTCGTCACACCGATCACGAACCTGCCGAAGATCATGGTGGACATCGCGTCGTTCTTCCCGTTGAAGTGGATCTGCCAGGGCTTCCGGTCGGTGTTCCTGCCGGACGGCGCGGTCGGAATGGAGATGGCTGGGTCATGGGAACTCCCGCGGGTGGCGCTGGTGCTGGGGATCTGGTGCGTGGTGGGCGCGGTGCTGGCGCGGCTGAGCTTCCGGTGGACCGACACGAAGTGA
- a CDS encoding ABC transporter ATP-binding protein — protein MTTAVSVRGLRKQYPGHLAVAGIDLDIARGEVFSLLGPNGAGKTTTVEILEGHRQRTAGEISVLGEDPGKAGRAWRARIGIVLQTANDAAELSVAETVRHFAKYYPDPRDPDEVIEKVGLTEKAKARVKSLSGGQRRRVDVALGIIGRPELLFLDEPTTGFDPEARRQFWKLISDLAAEGTTILLTTHYLDEAEALADRVAVIARGEIVAQDTPQNLGGRAAAEATVRWTDERGEHVERTSYPTKLVTELSAGGRELAGLTVTRPSLEDIYLDLIGDKA, from the coding sequence ATGACCACAGCAGTGAGCGTGCGCGGCCTGCGCAAGCAGTACCCCGGTCACCTCGCGGTGGCCGGGATCGACCTGGACATCGCCCGCGGCGAGGTCTTCTCCCTGCTCGGCCCGAACGGCGCCGGCAAGACCACCACCGTCGAGATCCTCGAAGGCCACCGGCAGCGGACCGCCGGCGAGATCAGCGTCCTCGGCGAGGACCCGGGCAAGGCCGGGCGCGCCTGGCGCGCACGCATCGGGATCGTCCTGCAGACCGCCAACGACGCCGCCGAGCTGAGCGTCGCCGAAACCGTGCGGCACTTCGCGAAGTACTACCCCGACCCGCGCGACCCCGACGAGGTCATCGAGAAGGTCGGGCTCACCGAGAAGGCCAAGGCGCGGGTCAAGTCGCTCTCCGGCGGGCAACGGCGCCGCGTCGACGTCGCGCTCGGCATCATCGGACGGCCCGAGCTGCTCTTCCTCGACGAGCCGACCACCGGCTTCGACCCCGAGGCGCGCCGGCAGTTCTGGAAGCTGATCAGCGACCTCGCCGCCGAGGGCACGACCATCCTGCTGACCACCCACTACCTCGACGAGGCCGAAGCGCTCGCCGACCGCGTCGCGGTGATCGCGCGCGGCGAGATCGTCGCGCAGGACACGCCGCAGAACCTGGGTGGCCGGGCCGCCGCCGAGGCCACCGTGCGGTGGACCGACGAGCGCGGTGAGCACGTCGAGCGCACGTCGTACCCGACCAAGCTCGTCACCGAGCTCTCTGCTGGGGGTAGAGAGCTCGCCGGGCTGACCGTCACGCGGCCGAGCCTGGAGGACATCTACCTGGACCTGATCGGAGACAAGGCATGA